Proteins encoded by one window of Streptomyces sp. NBC_01477:
- a CDS encoding MCE family protein yields MSRRRTTTAALGALLSLTLAGCSFGGVQSIPLPGGADLGSHPYTVKAQFADVLDLVPQASVRVNDVAVGRVTSIHLADDGWSALVTMKVNGKVELPANAYAHLEQSSLLGEKYVQLSAPPSNEPPHGHLNGAALIPTSHTNRNPEVEEVFGALSLLLNGGGIQQLKTISTELNKALTGNEPQVRDMLSQVDTLVTDLDTHKQDITDALDGVNQLSATLAVRDQKIGTVLTGLSPGLKVLDQQRGSLVTMLRALDTLSGVAVNTVNQSKDDMVADLQALAPTLQRLADSGKDLPDSLQVLLTYPFTDEVLHGVKGDYLNVYLDLTAAPGTQLTPILTSEDNSYPPTPQSLGKKNNIPKGLPLPLPSVTTTAGGR; encoded by the coding sequence ATGAGCCGACGGCGTACGACCACCGCGGCCCTCGGCGCGCTGCTCAGCCTGACCCTGGCCGGCTGCTCCTTCGGCGGGGTGCAGAGCATCCCGCTGCCCGGCGGCGCCGACCTCGGCAGCCACCCCTACACGGTCAAGGCGCAGTTCGCCGACGTCCTCGACCTCGTACCGCAGGCCTCGGTGAGGGTCAACGACGTCGCCGTCGGCCGGGTCACCTCGATCCACCTGGCCGACGACGGCTGGTCCGCGCTGGTCACCATGAAGGTCAACGGCAAGGTCGAACTGCCCGCCAACGCCTACGCGCACCTGGAGCAGTCCAGCCTGCTCGGCGAGAAGTACGTCCAGCTGTCCGCGCCGCCGTCCAACGAGCCGCCCCACGGCCACCTCAACGGCGCCGCGCTCATCCCCACCTCGCACACCAACCGCAACCCCGAGGTCGAAGAGGTCTTCGGCGCCCTGTCGCTGCTGCTCAACGGCGGCGGCATCCAGCAGCTCAAGACCATCAGCACCGAGCTGAACAAAGCGCTGACCGGCAACGAGCCCCAGGTCAGGGACATGCTCAGCCAGGTGGACACGCTGGTCACCGACCTCGACACCCACAAGCAGGACATCACGGACGCGCTCGACGGTGTCAACCAGCTGTCCGCCACCCTCGCCGTACGCGACCAGAAGATCGGCACCGTACTGACCGGTCTGAGCCCCGGCCTCAAGGTGCTCGACCAGCAGCGCGGCTCGCTCGTCACGATGCTGCGGGCGCTGGACACCCTCTCCGGCGTCGCGGTGAACACCGTCAACCAGAGCAAGGACGACATGGTCGCCGACCTCCAGGCCCTCGCGCCCACCCTGCAACGGCTCGCCGACTCGGGCAAGGACCTGCCCGACTCGCTCCAGGTGCTGCTCACCTACCCGTTCACCGACGAGGTGCTCCACGGCGTCAAGGGCGACTACCTCAACGTCTACCTCGACCTGACCGCGGCCCCCGGCACCCAGCTCACCCCGATACTCACGTCCGAGGACAACTCCTACCCGCCGACCCCGCAGTCGCTGGGCAAGAAGAACAACATCCCCAAGGGCCTGCCGCTGCCGCTGCCCTCGGTCACCACCACGGCGGGGGGCCGCTGA
- a CDS encoding MlaD family protein, translated as MLTRTTVVKNIAFLLVAVLVLGYIGVRYADLGRYVGLSGYYTVKVELPEAGGLFEHSDVTYRGVSVGRVGPIRLTSDGVEASLRINDSAPRIPEHLEAVVASLSAVGEQYIDLRPSTDNGPFLHDGSRVDEASTQIPAPVTNLLTSVNDLAGSVPLNSLRTVVDEFGQAFNGQADNLQSLLDSSGQFISAADTNLPADTQLLVDGQTVLTTQADEGAAIKSFADSANQLAAQLNSSDTDLRRLITAAPDAAVQVSALLRDVGPQLSVVLANLLTTSDIAATRQRGIEEFLVKVPAVVAAGSSSVDSKGLHFGMATTFFAPLPCTSGYGGTAYRNGLDTSAPATAFNTAARCTAPASSGIGVRGSAHAPDGGGVPTPAVPGSVLSPGTTAAYSVPAGPVLPGALGLPALPPGGPSTMAGLLGVTS; from the coding sequence ATGCTGACCAGGACCACGGTCGTCAAGAACATCGCCTTCCTGCTGGTCGCCGTCCTGGTGCTCGGCTACATCGGAGTGCGCTACGCCGACCTCGGCCGCTACGTCGGACTGAGCGGCTACTACACCGTCAAGGTCGAACTCCCTGAGGCAGGAGGCCTGTTCGAGCACTCCGACGTCACCTACCGCGGGGTGTCGGTCGGCCGGGTCGGGCCGATCCGGCTCACCTCGGACGGCGTCGAGGCCTCCTTGCGGATCAACGACTCCGCGCCGCGCATCCCCGAGCACCTGGAGGCCGTCGTCGCGAGCCTGTCCGCGGTCGGCGAGCAGTACATCGACCTGCGGCCCAGCACCGACAACGGACCCTTCCTGCACGACGGCTCCCGGGTCGACGAGGCGTCCACGCAGATCCCGGCGCCGGTCACCAACCTGCTGACCAGCGTCAACGACCTGGCCGGCTCCGTACCGCTCAATTCGCTGCGCACCGTCGTGGACGAATTCGGCCAGGCCTTCAACGGGCAGGCCGACAACCTCCAGTCGCTGCTGGACTCCAGCGGCCAGTTCATCTCCGCCGCCGACACCAACCTGCCCGCCGACACCCAGCTGCTGGTCGACGGGCAGACCGTGCTGACCACCCAGGCCGACGAGGGCGCCGCCATCAAGTCCTTCGCCGACAGCGCCAACCAGCTCGCCGCGCAGCTCAACTCCTCCGACACCGACCTGCGCCGGCTGATCACGGCGGCGCCGGACGCGGCCGTCCAGGTCAGCGCGCTGCTGCGGGACGTCGGGCCGCAGCTGAGCGTGGTGCTGGCCAATCTGCTCACCACCTCCGACATCGCCGCGACCCGGCAGCGGGGCATCGAGGAATTCCTGGTCAAGGTGCCCGCGGTGGTCGCCGCCGGCTCCTCCTCCGTCGACTCCAAGGGCCTGCACTTCGGCATGGCGACCACCTTCTTCGCGCCGCTGCCCTGCACCTCCGGCTACGGCGGTACGGCCTACCGCAACGGCCTGGACACCAGCGCCCCCGCGACCGCCTTCAACACCGCCGCCCGCTGCACCGCCCCCGCGTCCAGCGGCATCGGCGTCCGCGGCTCCGCGCACGCCCCGGACGGCGGCGGGGTGCCGACACCCGCGGTGCCCGGCTCCGTCCTGTCACCCGGCACGACGGCCGCCTACTCCGTTCCCGCGGGACCCGTACTGCCCGGCGCGCTCGGCCTGCCCGCGCTGCCGCCCGGCGGTCCCTCGACCATGGCGGGCCTGCTGGGGGTGACGTCATGA
- a CDS encoding histone deacetylase, producing the protein MSSFERVGTGSGEPQPLTHVWYVSYGSNMCMERLRYYLAGGRPPHGSRVYPGARDARMPAVSVSVELPGTVYFATESPVWTGGRAFYDADAAGRAWGRAHLVTLGQFSDIAAQEMYRQPGPDLDVTEAVRVGRAELGAGRYETLVHAGERAGVPLLTFTAPWRVNDVEWTKPSATYLSLLASGLIETGSWAPDPVAEYLSTRPGAAGHWTVDTVRNLIRPLPG; encoded by the coding sequence GTGAGTTCCTTCGAGCGGGTGGGGACCGGATCGGGTGAGCCGCAGCCCCTCACACACGTCTGGTACGTGTCGTACGGCTCCAACATGTGCATGGAGCGCCTGCGGTACTACCTGGCCGGAGGACGGCCGCCGCACGGTTCACGGGTGTACCCGGGCGCCCGCGATGCGCGTATGCCGGCGGTATCGGTGTCCGTCGAACTGCCGGGCACGGTGTACTTCGCGACGGAGTCGCCGGTATGGACGGGCGGACGCGCCTTCTACGACGCGGACGCGGCCGGCCGCGCGTGGGGGCGGGCGCATCTGGTGACCCTCGGGCAGTTCTCCGACATCGCGGCTCAGGAGATGTACCGACAGCCCGGACCCGACCTCGACGTCACGGAGGCCGTCCGCGTCGGACGCGCAGAACTCGGCGCCGGACGCTACGAGACCCTCGTGCACGCGGGTGAGCGGGCGGGCGTCCCCCTGCTGACGTTCACGGCGCCCTGGCGGGTGAACGACGTCGAGTGGACCAAGCCGTCCGCCACCTACCTGAGCCTCCTCGCGTCCGGCCTCATCGAGACCGGTTCCTGGGCACCCGATCCCGTCGCGGAATACCTGTCCACCCGCCCGGGCGCCGCGGGCCACTGGACCGTCGACACCGTGCGAAACCTCATCCGGCCACTCCCTGGATGA
- a CDS encoding GntR family transcriptional regulator codes for MTTAGRRSQREPKYQRIASGLRRDIESGRYGPGDRLPGENDLMAEHGVARMTARQALAVLQTEGLAEARKGAGVFVRVFQPIRRRGISRLSREQWGAGRSVWEADVGDRELAVEVLEVVEGDAPDTVAGVLGTSGVWLRRRRFVLEGKPVMLAVSYFPADLVAGTRVTEEDTGPGGVYARLAELGREPVRFREEIRSRMPTAQEAQRLGLGAGTPVVLVRRTAFTADGSPVEVNEMVLDAAAYVLEYDFES; via the coding sequence ATGACGACCGCGGGCAGGCGCAGTCAGCGTGAGCCGAAGTATCAGCGCATCGCGAGCGGGCTCAGGCGGGACATCGAGTCCGGGCGGTACGGGCCGGGGGATCGGTTGCCCGGGGAGAACGACCTCATGGCCGAGCACGGGGTGGCGCGGATGACCGCCAGGCAGGCGCTTGCTGTGCTGCAGACCGAGGGGCTGGCCGAGGCGCGCAAGGGTGCCGGGGTGTTCGTCAGGGTGTTCCAGCCGATCCGCAGGCGTGGGATCAGCCGCCTGTCGCGGGAGCAGTGGGGCGCCGGGCGGTCGGTCTGGGAGGCGGATGTCGGCGACCGGGAACTGGCCGTGGAGGTGCTGGAGGTCGTTGAGGGGGATGCCCCGGACACCGTCGCGGGCGTGCTCGGGACCTCCGGGGTGTGGCTGCGGCGGCGGCGCTTCGTGCTGGAGGGCAAGCCGGTGATGCTCGCGGTGTCGTACTTCCCCGCCGACCTGGTGGCGGGAACGCGGGTCACCGAGGAGGACACAGGGCCGGGGGGTGTCTACGCGCGGCTCGCGGAGCTGGGGCGCGAACCCGTGCGCTTCCGGGAGGAGATCCGTTCGCGGATGCCGACCGCGCAGGAGGCGCAGCGGCTGGGCCTCGGAGCCGGCACGCCGGTGGTCCTGGTCCGGCGGACCGCCTTCACCGCCGACGGCTCGCCCGTCGAGGTCAACGAGATGGTGCTGGACGCCGCCGCCTATGTGCTGGAGTACGACTTCGAGAGCTGA
- a CDS encoding MCE family protein, whose translation MTIPRPRPRPRPRLPRPALPAVRVSRRLLAAGLVLVLVAAAVVTAGFVAFGGPDGRHVTAYFDRAVGVYKGSDLRILGVKVGTVEAVEPKGKQVEVTLRLDHGVKVPAGAGAVVVAPSVVADRYVQLTPAYTGGPQLKDHAVIPAGRTATPVEIDQLYDSITQLSDALGPNGANATGALSGLLDTGAQNLQGNGKAIGDSINQLGQASKTLNSHSDDLFATLSYLQSFTTMLKNNDGKVKAAADQLSTVTGFLAADKQDLGGALQQLSTALGQVKTFIQDNRGRLTTSISKLTPITQTLVDQRASLAELLDTAPLAADDLLNAYDPKHHTIDGRANINELSMGGNPTPASGSSSAGTSTSSPAAKHLPLPFPAAGDVTTEGAAR comes from the coding sequence ATGACCATCCCGCGCCCGCGCCCCCGGCCCCGCCCGCGGCTGCCGCGGCCCGCCCTGCCCGCCGTACGGGTCTCCCGGCGGCTGCTGGCGGCCGGCCTGGTCCTCGTCCTGGTCGCCGCGGCCGTCGTCACCGCCGGCTTCGTGGCCTTCGGCGGCCCGGACGGCCGCCACGTCACCGCCTACTTCGACCGTGCCGTCGGCGTCTACAAGGGCTCCGACCTGCGCATCCTGGGCGTGAAGGTCGGCACCGTCGAAGCGGTCGAGCCCAAGGGCAAGCAGGTCGAGGTCACCTTGCGCCTCGACCACGGCGTCAAGGTGCCGGCCGGCGCGGGAGCCGTCGTCGTCGCCCCCAGCGTCGTCGCCGACCGCTACGTCCAGCTCACCCCCGCCTACACCGGCGGCCCGCAGCTGAAGGACCACGCGGTCATCCCGGCCGGGCGCACCGCCACCCCGGTCGAGATCGACCAGCTCTACGACAGCATCACGCAGCTCAGCGACGCCCTCGGCCCGAACGGCGCCAACGCCACCGGCGCCCTGTCGGGACTGCTCGACACCGGCGCCCAGAACCTCCAGGGCAACGGCAAGGCCATCGGCGACAGCATCAACCAGCTCGGCCAGGCCTCCAAGACCCTCAACAGCCACAGCGACGACCTCTTCGCGACCCTGTCCTACCTCCAGTCCTTCACCACGATGCTCAAGAACAACGACGGCAAGGTGAAGGCGGCGGCCGACCAGCTCTCCACCGTCACCGGCTTCCTGGCCGCCGACAAACAGGACCTCGGCGGCGCGCTCCAGCAACTGTCCACCGCGCTGGGCCAGGTGAAGACCTTCATCCAGGACAACCGCGGCCGGCTCACCACCAGCATCAGCAAGCTCACCCCGATCACCCAGACCCTGGTCGACCAGCGCGCCTCGCTCGCCGAACTCCTCGACACCGCACCACTGGCGGCCGACGACCTGCTGAACGCGTACGACCCGAAGCACCACACCATCGACGGCCGCGCCAACATCAACGAGCTGAGCATGGGCGGCAACCCGACCCCCGCGTCCGGCTCCTCCTCCGCGGGTACGTCCACCAGCTCCCCGGCCGCGAAGCACCTGCCGCTGCCCTTCCCCGCGGCCGGGGACGTCACCACCGAGGGGGCCGCGCGATGA
- a CDS encoding nuclear transport factor 2 family protein, translating into MPHFRTTAARLRPRAPRRPLLAVALTLALAAAVAAALSGWSWYDAAHDGDAAFARNRDTVLAAGEQAVQNLNTLDHNDLDHGLDIWESSTTGDLHTQLTQGRTGFAKQVQQAQTVSTAKVLSGAVTELDTRTGKASVMVALRITVQAPKAKPAVKESRLLGELTRTADGWKLSALGQAPMGDSAPDPAATATPTTPQPTASH; encoded by the coding sequence ATGCCGCACTTCCGCACCACCGCAGCCCGGCTGCGCCCGCGCGCCCCGCGACGCCCGCTGCTGGCGGTGGCGCTCACCCTGGCGCTGGCCGCCGCCGTCGCCGCGGCGCTCAGCGGCTGGTCCTGGTACGACGCCGCCCACGACGGCGACGCCGCCTTCGCCCGCAACCGCGACACCGTACTGGCCGCGGGCGAGCAGGCCGTGCAGAACCTCAACACCCTGGACCACAACGACCTGGACCACGGCCTGGACATCTGGGAGTCCTCCACCACCGGCGACCTGCACACCCAGCTCACGCAGGGCAGGACCGGCTTCGCCAAGCAGGTGCAGCAGGCCCAGACGGTCAGTACCGCCAAGGTGCTGTCCGGGGCGGTCACCGAGCTGGACACCAGGACCGGCAAGGCCAGCGTGATGGTCGCGCTGCGGATCACCGTCCAGGCGCCGAAGGCCAAGCCCGCGGTGAAGGAGAGCCGGCTGCTCGGCGAGCTGACCAGGACCGCGGACGGCTGGAAGCTCAGCGCGCTGGGCCAGGCCCCGATGGGCGACAGCGCCCCCGACCCCGCCGCCACGGCGACGCCCACCACCCCGCAGCCCACCGCGAGCCACTGA
- a CDS encoding MCE family protein, with protein sequence MNRPRLRGLRPPFRAPANRGRPLFRPLRERNPVAVGAIGLLVLALAGLVAYNADALPVIGGGTGYSANFTEAAGLRPGNEVRVAGVKVGKVTGVSLDGAQVKVSFKVRHTWIGDASTAAIGIKTLLGEKYLALDPLGSRRQNPGTRIPKSRTTSPYDVTQAFNGLGQTLGSIDTRQLAASFQTISDTFKDTPSSVRSAATGLSSLSRTISSRDAQLAELLTGSKQLTQTLSDQNSRFQTLISDGDLLLGEIQKRRDAIHTLLTGTQDLGIQLSGLVADNTRQLAPTLDALDRVTGVLVANQSSLDQALALAGPYYRLVGNTLGNGRWFDSYLCGLVPKSYLPAGTPPATGCMPPKATGGAS encoded by the coding sequence ATGAACCGCCCGCGTCTGCGCGGCCTCCGGCCGCCCTTCCGCGCCCCCGCGAACCGCGGCAGGCCGCTCTTCCGCCCGCTGCGGGAGCGCAACCCGGTGGCCGTCGGCGCGATCGGCCTGCTGGTGCTCGCGCTGGCCGGCCTGGTCGCCTACAACGCCGACGCCCTGCCGGTGATCGGCGGCGGCACCGGCTACTCGGCGAACTTCACCGAGGCGGCGGGCCTGCGCCCCGGCAACGAGGTACGGGTGGCCGGCGTCAAGGTCGGCAAGGTCACCGGGGTGTCGCTGGACGGCGCCCAGGTCAAGGTCAGCTTCAAGGTCCGGCACACCTGGATCGGCGACGCCAGCACCGCCGCGATCGGCATCAAGACGCTGCTCGGCGAGAAGTACCTGGCCCTCGACCCGCTCGGCAGCCGCAGGCAGAACCCCGGCACCCGCATCCCGAAGAGCCGCACCACCTCGCCGTACGACGTCACGCAGGCCTTCAACGGGCTCGGCCAGACCCTCGGGTCGATCGACACCCGGCAGCTCGCGGCGAGCTTCCAGACGATCTCCGACACCTTCAAGGACACCCCGTCGTCCGTACGCAGCGCCGCCACCGGGCTGTCGTCCCTGTCGCGGACCATCTCCAGCCGGGACGCCCAGCTCGCCGAACTGCTCACCGGCAGCAAGCAGCTCACCCAGACCCTCTCCGACCAGAACAGCCGCTTCCAGACCCTGATCTCGGACGGCGACCTGCTGCTCGGCGAGATCCAGAAACGGCGGGACGCCATCCACACCCTGCTCACCGGCACCCAGGATCTGGGCATCCAGCTGAGCGGCCTGGTCGCCGACAACACCCGGCAGCTCGCCCCGACCCTGGACGCCCTGGACCGGGTCACCGGTGTGCTGGTCGCCAACCAGTCCAGCCTCGACCAGGCGCTGGCGCTGGCCGGCCCCTACTACCGGCTGGTCGGCAACACCCTGGGCAACGGGCGCTGGTTCGACAGCTATCTGTGCGGTCTGGTGCCGAAGAGCTATCTGCCCGCGGGCACCCCGCCGGCCACCGGCTGCATGCCGCCCAAGGCGACGGGAGGAGCGTCATGA
- a CDS encoding glutamine synthetase family protein: MDKQQEFVLRTLEERDIRFVRLWFTDVLGYLKSVAVAPAELEQAFDEGIGFDGSAIEGFARVYESDMIAKPDPGTFQILPWRAEGPGTARMFCDILMPDGSPSYADPRYVLKRALAKTSDLGFTFYTHPEIEFYLLKDKPLDGGRPTPADNSGYFDHTPQNIGMDFRRQAITMLESMGISVEFSHHEGAPGQQEIDLRYADALSTADNVMTFRLVMKQVALEQGVHATFMPKPFSEFPGSGMHTHLSLFEGDRNAFYESGAEFQLSKVGRSFIAGLLRHAGEISAVTNQWVNSYKRIWGGSQRTAGAGGEAPSYICWGHNNRSALIRVPMYKPGKTGSTRVEVRSLDSGANPYLSYAVLLAAGMKGIQDGYELPAGADDDVWALSDSERRALGIEPLPQNLGEAIDLMQRSELVAETLGEHVFDFFLRNKKQEWEEYRSEVTAFELRKNLPVL; encoded by the coding sequence ATGGATAAGCAGCAGGAGTTCGTTCTCCGCACCCTTGAGGAGCGGGACATCCGCTTCGTCCGGCTGTGGTTCACCGACGTACTCGGCTATCTCAAGTCGGTCGCTGTCGCCCCCGCGGAGCTTGAACAGGCGTTCGACGAGGGCATCGGCTTCGACGGCTCCGCCATCGAGGGCTTCGCCCGGGTGTACGAATCGGACATGATCGCCAAGCCCGACCCCGGCACCTTCCAGATCCTGCCCTGGCGCGCCGAGGGCCCCGGAACGGCCCGGATGTTCTGCGACATCCTGATGCCCGACGGCTCCCCGTCCTACGCCGACCCGCGCTACGTGCTCAAGCGCGCCCTGGCCAAGACCTCCGACCTCGGCTTCACCTTCTACACGCACCCCGAGATCGAGTTCTACCTGCTCAAGGACAAGCCGCTGGACGGCGGCCGCCCCACCCCCGCCGACAATTCCGGCTACTTCGACCACACCCCGCAGAACATCGGCATGGACTTCCGCCGCCAGGCCATCACCATGCTGGAGTCCATGGGCATCTCGGTGGAGTTCTCCCACCACGAGGGCGCCCCCGGCCAGCAGGAGATCGACCTGCGGTACGCCGACGCGCTGTCGACCGCCGACAACGTGATGACCTTCCGGCTGGTCATGAAGCAGGTCGCCCTGGAGCAGGGCGTGCACGCCACCTTCATGCCCAAGCCGTTCTCCGAATTCCCCGGCTCCGGCATGCACACGCACCTCTCGCTCTTCGAGGGCGACCGCAACGCCTTCTACGAGTCCGGCGCGGAATTCCAGCTCTCCAAGGTCGGCCGGTCCTTCATCGCGGGCCTGCTGCGGCACGCCGGCGAGATCTCCGCGGTGACCAACCAGTGGGTCAACTCCTACAAGCGGATCTGGGGCGGCTCCCAGCGCACCGCAGGCGCCGGCGGCGAGGCCCCCTCGTACATCTGCTGGGGCCACAACAACCGCTCGGCCCTCATCCGGGTCCCGATGTACAAGCCCGGCAAGACCGGCTCGACCCGCGTCGAGGTCCGCTCCCTCGACTCGGGGGCCAACCCCTACCTGTCGTACGCCGTCCTGCTGGCCGCCGGCATGAAGGGCATCCAGGACGGCTACGAACTCCCGGCCGGCGCCGACGACGACGTATGGGCCCTGTCCGACTCCGAACGCCGCGCACTGGGCATCGAGCCCCTCCCGCAGAACCTCGGCGAGGCCATTGACCTGATGCAGCGCAGCGAACTGGTCGCCGAGACCCTCGGCGAGCACGTCTTCGACTTCTTCCTCCGCAACAAGAAGCAGGAATGGGAGGAATACCGCTCCGAGGTCACCGCCTTCGAGCTGCGCAAGAACCTCCCGGTGCTGTAG
- a CDS encoding ATP-binding protein encodes MPLPEPTDRPALDIRFSRRPEHVARARRATRLTLTSWGVPDEAVEAAVLVVSELVTNAVRHARSTPGRDIGLRITRREDHRVRVEVADAGDGLPSPRTAFPDDESHRGLPLVAALAVRHGVGPRPHGIGKTVWADIDTSPTAPGADA; translated from the coding sequence ATGCCGCTGCCCGAACCGACAGACCGTCCTGCCCTGGACATCCGGTTTTCACGACGCCCCGAGCACGTCGCCCGAGCCCGCCGGGCCACACGCCTGACCCTCACCTCGTGGGGCGTACCCGACGAGGCCGTCGAAGCAGCCGTGCTAGTGGTCAGCGAACTGGTCACCAACGCCGTCCGGCACGCCCGAAGCACGCCCGGCCGCGACATCGGCCTGCGCATCACGCGCCGCGAGGACCACCGTGTCCGCGTCGAGGTGGCCGACGCGGGCGACGGCCTACCCAGCCCGCGGACAGCCTTCCCTGACGACGAGTCACACCGTGGCCTCCCCCTCGTCGCCGCGCTGGCCGTCCGCCATGGCGTCGGCCCTCGCCCGCACGGCATCGGCAAGACGGTCTGGGCCGACATCGACACCTCACCCACCGCCCCGGGAGCGGACGCCTGA
- a CDS encoding TolB family protein → MSTRARLLVLLAGVVVLATVAGVAVWRAADRADRRNQVQAGGPAVHAGTVSLAASGPPRIVFRSMAWGPHRDELASVPAAAPAGPRTASGVTCLRFYAAGGTGICLQAERGAVNDSYRALVLDSRLRTTRRVDLAGIPTRARVSPSGRMAAWTVFVGGDSYAGTNFSTRTSILDTRTGALQPTLEDYAVTRDGKRVRAADVNFWGVTFADDTHFYATMATGGRTYLIRGDVRARTAVTLRENVECPSLSPDGTRIAFKKRVKGLPADAPWRLYVLDLATLRDHPTAETRSVDDQAVWTDDHTLAYSMPGDYGSDLYTVPADGSPAPTLLAPSALAPSWLG, encoded by the coding sequence ATGAGTACGCGCGCCCGGCTGCTGGTGCTGCTGGCCGGGGTCGTGGTGCTGGCGACGGTCGCCGGGGTCGCGGTCTGGCGGGCCGCGGACCGGGCCGACCGCAGGAACCAGGTGCAGGCGGGCGGCCCCGCGGTGCACGCCGGTACGGTGTCGCTGGCCGCCTCGGGCCCGCCGCGTATCGTCTTCCGCTCGATGGCGTGGGGGCCGCACCGCGACGAGCTGGCCAGCGTCCCGGCCGCCGCGCCCGCCGGACCGCGCACCGCCTCCGGCGTGACCTGCCTGCGCTTCTACGCGGCGGGCGGCACCGGGATCTGCCTCCAGGCGGAGCGCGGCGCGGTCAACGACAGCTACCGCGCGCTGGTGCTGGACTCCCGGCTGCGCACCACCCGCCGGGTGGACCTGGCCGGCATCCCGACCCGGGCGCGGGTGTCGCCGAGCGGGCGGATGGCCGCCTGGACGGTCTTCGTGGGCGGCGACTCCTACGCGGGCACGAACTTCTCGACCCGCACCTCGATACTCGACACCCGCACGGGCGCCCTCCAGCCGACCCTGGAGGACTACGCCGTGACGCGCGACGGCAAGCGGGTACGGGCCGCCGACGTGAACTTCTGGGGCGTCACCTTCGCCGACGACACGCATTTCTACGCCACGATGGCCACCGGCGGCCGCACGTATCTGATCCGGGGCGACGTCCGGGCGCGGACCGCGGTGACCCTGCGGGAGAACGTCGAGTGCCCGTCGCTGTCCCCCGACGGGACCCGGATCGCGTTCAAGAAACGCGTCAAGGGCCTCCCGGCCGACGCCCCTTGGCGGCTCTACGTCCTCGACCTGGCCACCCTGCGCGACCACCCCACCGCCGAGACTCGCAGCGTGGACGACCAGGCCGTATGGACCGACGACCACACCCTGGCGTACTCGATGCCCGGCGACTACGGCTCCGACCTCTACACCGTCCCCGCCGACGGCTCCCCCGCCCCCACCCTCCTCGCCCCCTCGGCCCTGGCCCCGTCCTGGCTCGGCTGA